The DNA region GCAAGCACTTTTCTTTGAACACACTCGATTTCGAAACTCTTCCCAAAAAACATCGAAAAATGGCAGAACTAAATCATTCTAAAATCTAGCTATCGTTACCAGGACAAGTTTCTAATCCTAGAAAAACTAAGGAACTCAAAAACTTTCCGCCTACACGTGAGCAGCAAGCTTACTTTCCACTATCCTATCAGACAGTGTGACAATATCTTGATTAGTTGCTTTGCTCTGATCATAGAGATCTTTTAATATCTCTGGCAACTTTTGCACTCTGCTCAAGACATATTTTGGATCATATGGACGACCTACCGCCAAAGATACATTCAACAAGCCCCCAGCATTTACCAAATAATCAGGAGCATACAGAATACCTTTATTATGAAGTTCAGCTCCTAGAGAAGGATTTTCCAACTGGTTATTTGCAGCTCCAACAATAGCCTGACACCGCAGTGTACTGATACTTTCCTCATTGACAACACCACCGAACGCACATGGACAGAAAATATCACACTCTAAAGAAGGAAACGCATCCTTAGGTACGACAGTTGCTCCATAAAACTTGGCCAAATCACATAATATGGCCTGGCGGGTATCCGATATAATCACATCTGCACCTTCAAAAAAAGCTGCTCTTGCTAATCTGCTACCGACAGCACCCACACCCTGAATACCAATTCTTTTACCTTTTAGGGAAGAAGTACCCCACAATCTACGTGCTGTTTCCTGAATACAGAGAAATACCCCGTGAGCAGTATAAATAGACGGATCTCCGCTAACACTCTCTATACCGCAAACATAAGGAGTTTCCTCATGCATGATGGTAATATCTCTGACGGTTACTCCGAGATCTTCGGCAGCAATATAGCTGCCTTCCAAGGTATTTACTGCTTGCCCAAACGCTCGCAACATATCTTCGGTTGGTCGAGAACATCCCTTAGGCAAAATGATAA from Chlamydia ibidis 10-1398/6 includes:
- a CDS encoding Leu/Phe/Val dehydrogenase, giving the protein MNYPLVFKDIDVPNYERVLEVTCPSVHLHAIIAIHQTVMGPSLGGVRAFAYNTFDDALTDALRLSRGMTYKAALSDTGTGGGKSVIILPKGCSRPTEDMLRAFGQAVNTLEGSYIAAEDLGVTVRDITIMHEETPYVCGIESVSGDPSIYTAHGVFLCIQETARRLWGTSSLKGKRIGIQGVGAVGSRLARAAFFEGADVIISDTRQAILCDLAKFYGATVVPKDAFPSLECDIFCPCAFGGVVNEESISTLRCQAIVGAANNQLENPSLGAELHNKGILYAPDYLVNAGGLLNVSLAVGRPYDPKYVLSRVQKLPEILKDLYDQSKATNQDIVTLSDRIVESKLAAHV